Genomic DNA from Cucurbita pepo subsp. pepo cultivar mu-cu-16 chromosome LG13, ASM280686v2, whole genome shotgun sequence:
tcggtTTCAATCGAGTCGATCTCCTCATTTCCTTCGTCCTCTTCGATGAACTGGAGATCCTGATTATGGACGCCCGGTACTGGTGACGGTACGAGATTGAGAATGAGACGGCCATTTTCGCGGTGCGATTCCATGGACTGATGATTCCTGACTCTTTCGAGTTTCAAAATCAACCTTCTATCGGAGTAATATCTTGTTAAAATCCATGGCGACCGGGTTCGTTGCCCTGCCTGTGTAGCTAGAGAAGGAATTGGCGGTGGAAACTGCTTTTTCGGCACACATCGCTGATTTTGCTCGGTAAAACCGTGGAGATTGTTGCAATTACGAGGACGATCGAAATAGGCGTGAGTTAATTTCTCTTCGGTTTCCTCTGTATTCTCAGTCAAGGAAACACCGCTCTCAGTCCCAATCAAATCGTCCATTAACAAATTACAAGATCcaatcgaagaagaagaggaagaagaagaagaagaagaagaagaagaNGGAAACTGCTTTTTCGGCACACATCGCTGATTTTGCTCGGTAAAACCGTGGAGATTGTTGCAATTACGAGGACGATCGAAATAGGCGTGAGTTAATTTCTCTTCGGTTTCCTCTGTATTCTCAGTCAAGGAAACACCGCTCTCAGTCCCAATCAAATCGTCCATTAACAAATTACAAGATCcaatcgaagaagaagaggaagaagaagaagaagaagaagaagaagaagaagaaggagtcAACAGCTTTGAGCTAATAATGCCGATTCCAAAACTGCGAATGACGCgatcttccttttcttgtcCAACTTCCTGATGTTCTTCTTCAGAAGAAATTAGCGCCTTGAGTCCAGAAAT
This window encodes:
- the LOC111809192 gene encoding uncharacterized protein LOC111809192, which encodes MDYFSSKRYLFGKVKIIVSSFFGFLLHASSFRFPMQMPIQKQGPVVEAVRFSISGLKALISSEEEHQEVGQEKEDRVIRSFGIGIISSKLLTPSSSSSSSSSSSSSSSSIGSCNLLMDDLIGTESGVSLTENTEETEEKLTHAYFDRPRNCNNLHGFTEQNQRCVPKKQFPPPIPSLATQAGQRTRSPWILTRYYSDRRLILKLERVRNHQSMESHRENGRLILNLVPSPVPGVHNQDLQFIEEDEGNEEIDSIETEGEEDCTVPEISSESFTYGGEGVDGGVFCDRKLFCGVNGNLEERHVVHGHFDSTPLRPIGTVM